The window TGCAGGGACGTAGCCTCCGAGGACACCGGGGCATAAGTGGTTGTGAAGTGATGCGACAGTCATCAGGTCATACGGTGCACCGTATGCCCATGAGTTTGACAGGGAAAGAAGCGAAAACGCATTGCTCCCGAGAGCCTCTTCCGTTGCATTGCCGTCGTCAGTGTCCGCGAGCATCATGTAGATGTCGCCTGTGACAAGGTCTGCGGTCGAAAAAGTGTCATCTAAAGGCAGGTCCATTATCTGTCCCTTCGTCATCGTGTAATAGTCGTCACCGGGGACCAGATAAAGCCCCTTTCCAGTATCTTTGTTGTAGAAATAAATCCAGAGCGCCTTCCAGTCTCCGCGGTTTATCGAATACATATCCGCATCCCCGTTTGAAAGCCCGGATACGTTCGTTATGCCTGAAAGCACCTTATTTGTAGGATTTCCGTCTACAACCGCCCTTCCGGCGTTTGTCAGTACAAGAACGTCAGGGTCACCGTAGCCGAAATCAAGTTCGTCCATAGCAAGGATTGCGGCACGCTCTCCGAGCTGCTCCAATACATAATCATCCGTGGCATCGGCCATCGCCGGCATTATAAGCAGGCATAAAAGCACTACACCTGAAATAAGTTTTAAATAACCAGTCCTCATTTTTCCTCCGTTTAATCATCAGAACAGACATCTTCATGAAAAAAGTGCTTCCCTTCCTGAAAATCACATAAATCCGTAATAATTTTCCAAATCCATCACGCGGGCAATGAGTTCACGAATTACCAACCAGTTGTTAATGGACCTGTCCATTAAACTGCGAATGAATTCAGGACTAATTTACGGATTCTGCTGGTTCACTGACATTCGGCGGAAAGCGGCTTTTGAAGAAAAATCATATTCGCAACAATAAACCAAACCAATAATTATTATGTTTACTATTAAAAGTATTACTAAATTGATTTCATATCCCATTTAGATCATACCGCACAGTGAAAACAGCTCAAAGAGGTTAATATATAAAAATAATTAAGGATTACAATTTTTATTTATTAAAAACTTAAAATTCCAAAACAAATTCGTTGAAAAAATAAATTTATTTCAAATGGAATTATAATTTTTCTTCACATAATCAATGCAGAAAAATCATGTGAGATTTACCTTTTTAAGTCCAAGTCCGTTACAGTTTGCATTCAGCTTATCAAAGACAGGCTTTCCTTCAAACATCATATAGATTTCATCGGCTTTTTTTACCGGATCTATGTCGCTGAACCTGCCAGGGTAGACGACTTTTCCTATGTAATAAGCGTCAGCAAGAACTGTTTCAAGATTATTTCCTGCATGATTGTAAGGCAAAACGCTGTAGACATCACCGTTTTTCACTGCTTTCATATCAGAGAACGTATTACTCCTTATATCCTGAAATGCACCTGTTTCATCCATTAGGTTTAATGTTCCAGCGTCTATAAAGATATAATCAGGATCGGTATACAATAAAGACTCCTTTGAGTATTCCACGTAGTTGAGATCATAATCACCTGCAATATTTTTTACATGGACCCATTCGAACGGGGGGTAATTCGGCTGGGAAGACGTTATGCCATGAGGACCGCTGTGTGAAAGACCTCCTATATAAGCGGTTTTCTGCTCCGAATCAGTAATATTTTTGGTTCTCTCTTCAAGATCAGATATTGACAACTTAATATAGTCCACAAGCTCCCCGGCACGCTCAGTCCTGTTAAAAACATCTCCCATCAAACGGAATGTGGAGTACATCTGTTCTCTGCCTTCTTCGGTCAGAAGAGATCCGGTTGGGGCGGATATTACAGGAATATTAGTCTTTTTCTGCATTATGTCAGCATCAGACACCGTTCCAGGAGAGTCATTGAGGCTGGTACTGGTATAACCTGCCATAAACAGGACCTGAGGATTCAGCGTCATAATCTGTTCAAGATTTTCACCGGTCTTAGAAGATCCTATAGTCGGAAGGTCTGCAAACTGAGGATTTGCTATCTTATAAGGTCTTGTCTCATGCGAAGACGTATCATTTGTCTGTTCACCGCTTGAAACACCTGCCAGCAGGTCCGCAGCATCAAGATATACAATATATCTTACACCTGAACTTCCTGTGCATATAACACTGTTAATTTCAGACGGGACTGTAACCTCACGGCCAAATCCGTCAGTAATATTTACAAAACCTGAACTGTTGTTCTGGACGGGCTGAGTCACTTCAGTGCATCCTGAGATCAAAATAAAAGAAAATACAGTCACAATAGCAAGATTTTTCACTAAATAAGCTGGCTTCATACCTTTTTTGTCCTCCAGATCATCATTCCGTGACACCCGGAAGATTTTGGCTTGTAAATTCCGTTTTCCGAAGCATTTCTGTAATAATCACGGATATTTTCTTTTACTTCATCGTCAAGGAAACGACCATGCCCAAAGAACTTTATTGCACGCTCTGAAGCTTTATCGCATTCTTCTTCTCTTTGTCCCGGGCGGTTTATCCTTATATCAGGTGAATATCCTGAAAAATACAGGTACATAAACGGGAATATCATTGTATATGCCCCGTGATGATTACGCATTTTCCGGCCTGAGTTGTCTTCTCCTGAAATCATCTTCTGAATATCCATAAATGCCTTATCTTCTCCGACATTAAGAAAACTTGAATAATAACAGAGATCTTTTGAGCATGCCATCATTTTTTCAAGAGTGTCAGCATCGTTTATCGAAGGCGTCCTTGAAGCTATGACAAGGTCATATTTGCCCCTAAAACCAAGCTTGTCAATATCCGCCGACCACCAGGAGACAGCAGATGTGCTCACTGAAAAACCCTCTTCTTTTGCAGTTTTCGAAAGACGCTCAAGCACCCCCGGGGAAATATCAAGAGCAGTCACCTCGGCGCCCATCCGTGCAAGAGGAAGAGTCAGTACACCCGGACCGCATCCTATATCAAGGATTTTCTTACCTTTAGGATCGAACCCAAAGTCTTTCAGAAAATCAATCGTTTCGATAGTCGACCTTTTAATATGGTCGTCTTCAAAATCTCCTGGGGGCCTTTCATGGCGTTTATCCCATCTTTTATCCCATGCATCCGCAAGTTTTTTTTCATCCTGCTCCTCCTGAACAAAAGAGGTTACAGCTTTCCAGCATTCGCTCCAGCATTCAAGATTCCAGGAATTATCAGGTTTAGTGTCCATGGTTCTTATCCTGTTAAAAATGAAAAAAGAGAGGTTATTTTTAAAGTGAAACAACCTCTATTCACTTATTTACGGCTGAATTGTCATATCGTAAGAGGAGATCATATCTCCTTCTTTATCATAGACTTCAAGTGTAATTGTCTTGCCAATATTGAACTGGTTGTTAAAGCCGTCAACTTCAGGACGACCGCTGCCGTCATAATTATCATACGCATCGTAGTACGGTTCAACTTTAGCTCCTGTCGCAGGATAAGTATGACCATGCCAGGTACCACCTTTATCATAATCAAGAAGACCACTTAATGCAAGGTCACCGTTCAATGCGTCCCCGTCATTGATAACATACATTGTCTCACCCGGAAGCCATGACACAACACCTGAAGTACCATGCTGCTCAATCCAGTAAATATGGCTGCCGTCAACCTGTTTTCCATTTGTAATTGTCGAAAAGTTAAGTTTTCTCGAACCGAAACTACTCATACCGTTTCCGAACTCCTCTGAAGGTCTGACCAGAATTTCAAGGTCAGAAATCTCAAGGCTGTCACCACCGCCATGCGTCATTGTAAGGCCGTTTGACTGACTGTATGTTCCGGAAATTGTAGCCTGAGGTGCGGAATTGTCGGCAGTCATCATATTGCCGGCGAACGCACTCACTACAGCTGCTATAATCACAGTCACAACAAGCATAAGCATGACTGCAACAACAGGTGACACACCTGAATCACGGTTTACACTATCATAAAACTTCATGTTTCAGGCCTCCACTGTAACATCTTTCTGCCATATCGTTTTGCCGCTCGGCGTATGGACTACCGTAACGGTAACTACATCTCCTGCACGGAGATTTTCCCATCCTTTTCCAAGAACTGCCTGCATCTGGTCAGTTTGCTTGTCGGAATAGAACTGGGCGTCAGTACGGTGCTGCAACCCGGAACTCTGGTTAGAGTATCTGCTTGATAAGTGTGAATAATATACGCAGGTAGACGTGCCATAACTGTATTGCCACTGGCTTTGAGGCCCGTATCCTACGTCAAAACCCTCGTATCCACCGGAAACCGGAGAAGAACTCTTTCCAAAAGGCTGTGCCCACAATGTTGTGCCTGTAGTAAGCGAATAATTTCCAAAGTCGTTTAAGGTACCGTCATGATGACCGCCTCCGGTCGTATGATCACCCTCCATACCTACACCTGTCCCATAACCCAGAGGTGAAACATAAGAATAGTTATCCTCATTATTATCATTAGACCAAGGTGAATAGTGAACGCGTGTATTGGTTACTCCAGGAATAACTGTCGCACCTCCCGAGACAGGCTCTCCGTCGGTGTAATCCGTGGCACTCCATTCCGTCGTAATCTTCAGATCACTTGAAGGAATTGCTGAATCCACACCGGTAACAGTTGCAGTGAAGTAAGTCCCCGGCCAGTATCCGTTATTGACAATTTTCACATCCATAGTCAGGCTCGGCGCCTTTTCCGTAGTGTCAAGCAGTGATCCCGCAAAACCACTTACTGCCGCAGCGATGATTATTGTCACGACAAGCATAAGCATAACTCCGACAACAGGAGACACCGCCGAGTCATTTTCGAACTTTGATTTTATGCCAATATTATATGCTGAAACATTTTTTTTCATGACAAATCACCTCAGGAAGTCACCGTTACCTTCGTTTTTGCTATCAGGTTTCCGCTCGTATCACTTACTGTAAGAACAAAATCCCTGCCTATGTTGTTTACATTATACAAACACAGGGACCAGCGGTTTTTGTACTTGTCATTATGGTACTGCGACTTGTCATTATCATAGTCATAACCATCAGGACATATTCCCGGCTGGAGATAATCCGGGGCACAATATCTTTCACCGATGTAAATAGAACTACCTGCCACAAAAGAAGTCATATTGTAAGAACCGCTCGGTCCCATAACATCCTCAACTTTTCCGTCAGCGTTGTAGTATGTCATAGTCGACTTGTTGAGTGTCTGTTTAGTTACTGTATCAACATCAGGACCAAATGTCTCTCCGTCATAGATTCCAAATACAACTTTATGCATAGCAATGGGGTCTCCACCGGTATGGGTTATACGCATCCCGTCTGACAGGCTGAATGTACCCTTTATCGTTGCCTGGGGTGTCTTATCAGAGCTTGTCATTATACCCCCGGCAAACCCGCTTACAACTGCCGCAATGATAATTGTCACAACCAGCATAAGCATGACACCGACAACAGGAGACACCGCATCAGACTCGGATTTAAGTAATTTTTCTGACTTCATCTTCTTATCCCTCCGTAACACCGACCTCTTTGCTGAGGATCACTTTGCCTGTCGGCATGTAGACAAAATTCACCTGAACCTTGTCTCCCGAACGGAGTGCTTCCCATCCTTCACCAAGAACATACTCAGCA of the Methanomicrobium sp. W14 genome contains:
- a CDS encoding FmdE family protein, with the translated sequence MRTGYLKLISGVVLLCLLIMPAMADATDDYVLEQLGERAAILAMDELDFGYGDPDVLVLTNAGRAVVDGNPTNKVLSGITNVSGLSNGDADMYSINRGDWKALWIYFYNKDTGKGLYLVPGDDYYTMTKGQIMDLPLDDTFSTADLVTGDIYMMLADTDDGNATEEALGSNAFSLLSLSNSWAYGAPYDLMTVASLHNHLCPGVLGGYVPAKYVEEKLPAEESDSYTAVFTSASCKLDAFPVMWDLTPGKKNLAVVSEGFTEDSQEAFKAKYGTSPAGVFVRWNSGENYGDGIVIASLPSTSPPYEGPSWGSKIYGSVEKVKDLDDLDSLYTTIYEFKVNGSRLSELKDPENNPYEVIGMI
- a CDS encoding iron ABC transporter substrate-binding protein, whose protein sequence is MKPAYLVKNLAIVTVFSFILISGCTEVTQPVQNNSSGFVNITDGFGREVTVPSEINSVICTGSSGVRYIVYLDAADLLAGVSSGEQTNDTSSHETRPYKIANPQFADLPTIGSSKTGENLEQIMTLNPQVLFMAGYTSTSLNDSPGTVSDADIMQKKTNIPVISAPTGSLLTEEGREQMYSTFRLMGDVFNRTERAGELVDYIKLSISDLEERTKNITDSEQKTAYIGGLSHSGPHGITSSQPNYPPFEWVHVKNIAGDYDLNYVEYSKESLLYTDPDYIFIDAGTLNLMDETGAFQDIRSNTFSDMKAVKNGDVYSVLPYNHAGNNLETVLADAYYIGKVVYPGRFSDIDPVKKADEIYMMFEGKPVFDKLNANCNGLGLKKVNLT
- a CDS encoding bifunctional 2-polyprenyl-6-hydroxyphenol methylase/3-demethylubiquinol 3-O-methyltransferase UbiG gives rise to the protein MDTKPDNSWNLECWSECWKAVTSFVQEEQDEKKLADAWDKRWDKRHERPPGDFEDDHIKRSTIETIDFLKDFGFDPKGKKILDIGCGPGVLTLPLARMGAEVTALDISPGVLERLSKTAKEEGFSVSTSAVSWWSADIDKLGFRGKYDLVIASRTPSINDADTLEKMMACSKDLCYYSSFLNVGEDKAFMDIQKMISGEDNSGRKMRNHHGAYTMIFPFMYLYFSGYSPDIRINRPGQREEECDKASERAIKFFGHGRFLDDEVKENIRDYYRNASENGIYKPKSSGCHGMMIWRTKKV
- a CDS encoding type IV pilin, which translates into the protein MKFYDSVNRDSGVSPVVAVMLMLVVTVIIAAVVSAFAGNMMTADNSAPQATISGTYSQSNGLTMTHGGGDSLEISDLEILVRPSEEFGNGMSSFGSRKLNFSTITNGKQVDGSHIYWIEQHGTSGVVSWLPGETMYVINDGDALNGDLALSGLLDYDKGGTWHGHTYPATGAKVEPYYDAYDNYDGSGRPEVDGFNNQFNIGKTITLEVYDKEGDMISSYDMTIQP
- a CDS encoding type IV pilin N-terminal domain-containing protein, with amino-acid sequence MKKNVSAYNIGIKSKFENDSAVSPVVGVMLMLVVTIIIAAAVSGFAGSLLDTTEKAPSLTMDVKIVNNGYWPGTYFTATVTGVDSAIPSSDLKITTEWSATDYTDGEPVSGGATVIPGVTNTRVHYSPWSNDNNEDNYSYVSPLGYGTGVGMEGDHTTGGGHHDGTLNDFGNYSLTTGTTLWAQPFGKSSSPVSGGYEGFDVGYGPQSQWQYSYGTSTCVYYSHLSSRYSNQSSGLQHRTDAQFYSDKQTDQMQAVLGKGWENLRAGDVVTVTVVHTPSGKTIWQKDVTVEA
- a CDS encoding type IV pilin N-terminal domain-containing protein; the protein is MKSEKLLKSESDAVSPVVGVMLMLVVTIIIAAVVSGFAGGIMTSSDKTPQATIKGTFSLSDGMRITHTGGDPIAMHKVVFGIYDGETFGPDVDTVTKQTLNKSTMTYYNADGKVEDVMGPSGSYNMTSFVAGSSIYIGERYCAPDYLQPGICPDGYDYDNDKSQYHNDKYKNRWSLCLYNVNNIGRDFVLTVSDTSGNLIAKTKVTVTS